A single Candidatus Kaelpia imicola DNA region contains:
- a CDS encoding sulfite exporter TauE/SafE family protein: MSLLLICSLIGLGGGILSGVLGIGGAVFIIPALIYFLKFNQHLAQGTTLVLMVPPIGLLAAWIYFKSGHVDLKVAALICVGFFIGGLIGAKIAVSMPQEILSRAFGLLLLILGAKMALGI, encoded by the coding sequence ATGAGTCTTCTCTTAATCTGCAGCCTGATAGGCTTAGGAGGCGGAATATTAAGCGGGGTTCTAGGTATAGGAGGAGCGGTATTTATAATCCCTGCCTTAATATACTTTTTAAAATTTAACCAACATCTGGCCCAAGGTACAACCCTAGTTCTTATGGTTCCGCCTATTGGTTTACTTGCAGCCTGGATATATTTCAAATCCGGGCATGTAGATCTTAAAGTTGCAGCTCTAATATGTGTTGGCTTTTTTATCGGGGGACTAATCGGTGCTAAGATAGCAGTCTCTATGCCTCAGGAGATCTTAAGCAGAGCCTTTGGTTTGCTGCTCTTGATCTTGGGGGCAAAGATGGCTCTTGGAATATAG